The genomic window TAGCTTATGGATTTCACGTCAAGAGAAAACATTTGATATTTCTTCTAAGAAATCCTCACCCTTTAAATGGATTTACTGTCAAGCACAAACAATTTCATATTTATGCTAATAGAAAGTCCATTGGTTTCTGTTGGCATTTTATTACTTTCatgccacagaagaagaagcctTATCTCCATACTCTTCTTTTCCTATTCAATCGATATTTGTTAAAGTTGCTGACTGTGTACAGCAACCTCAGACCCtaacataaaataattttttaggGGGATGTGCTTGATACAGTTGACCCTGAAGGTTAGGTTGAGGTTCATGgtgtgatgctgctgctgctgaagatgGTTAAGGATTATGATGATGGTGCTAGTTCGAGCTGTGTGCCATCAGCTAGAGAAATGATTAGGACTGCACCAGCAGAGTGTTAGCCTGACAGATGGCAACACATGGAGCTAGCTGACAGCACTGCTGACAGCGCATTCGCAGGAAGTCCCCATCTTGCATGCACTGTACACACTGTTTGTTGCTATATGtattctgatgtttttctgccacCAACTGTAACTTATTCCTACCTGTCAACAGCAGAGTCAACTCACATTATCAATTCACAAACTCGCAAAATTGCAAGACCACTGCATAGGCCTCCTGACATGGCACCAAAGGGAGTCGGGGTCTGGTAAAAATCTTCAGTGGGCCGTTATCCCAGTCAGTAGTCATTCATCAACACCTTCCTTTTTTTTGGTAATTCATTCCTCCAGTGGTCAATAAACTTTCAGTTATTTTCCCCTCAATCAATTTAGAAACCAGCTCTGCAGGCACGTTAATGAATGGCCAACAGAAATAGATGCATTAATTGAATGACTGAATACATTAGGAGCTGTATTGAGTGATGCACTGTTGCCTCTACGAATAGCAATATGGAGTTATTAGGTTCAGTGATtgatgaaagaggaggagagctTTGGCACAAACCTGTCAGATCCACTGCCCCGGATAGGAATGAAGGGAGACAGAAACTGTCCTCGCATGAGTAGACACAAATATCTGATCCTGTACTTGTTTtgaaatagtgttttttttgttgtttgttttttgtttgtttgtttatccaCATAGAATAGTTTTAAACTCCATCCAAATGCATCCTTGGGGGAAGCATATGTAACCCCTCCAAATAGGTGCAATACTTTTCACTGTCACTTCATGACAGCTTCAAGCTTGAAGTCTGCATATgtgcaaatgtgtttgtgtgcttgtgtgtgtgtgtgtttgtgtgtgtgtgtgtgtgtgtgtgtgtgtgtgtgtgtgtgtgtgtgtgtgtgtgtgtgtgtgttgtgtgtgtgtgtgtgcattttaaaGTGCAAGTGTacatatatgcatatgcatatgGATGGAAGCATGGCAGTGATGTGATTGATGAGACAtgaaagagagcagaggaagatTTCCAGTCAATCAGCCCTGTGAATAACCACCTAGGCTGTGGATTAAAGGCAGAAAGCTGTCTGAACAAACAAAGGCTCACATCTATTATCTTACATGTAGAGTTGTTTTGCTCTCTGGAGCAACTCTGACAACAAAATTAAAGTGTGTTAACAAAAATAgatggttttgttttcttgaatTCAGGAGATGAAACAATGCGACATCTAACAACTTGGATGcttgtggaaataaaaaatcatATGAGGTAAAAAGATCTCTACGGAAGACTGACCTTAACAGCATTTCAGATTATAATCACGTGTGTAAAATGAAATAGGACATCACcgaattattttaatattacgTATATTAGGTTTAGTCCAGACTGTTACAAGATTTGACTGAACTTTCATTCAGGATAATTTAGCCCCTCTGTGATCACTTCAGCATGGCTTACAGGGGAAGAGGCCCATCAAAATCTCATTGCAGGTTGCTGGTTCAACTCCCAGTGCTGACAGCTGAGTGTATTCCAGCTTTGAGGAAGCTGATATCAAATCGACTGTATGGTGCCCAATATTTCTGTTATGTGCCTTTGGGCAAAGTCACTGAACCCTAACAACCCTTCCATGAGTGATGCACCATGGCTGATGCCAGGCAGATCCTGTGTGGATTAAGGCAGATTTAAAAATTGGGCCAAATATCCACCAGATTGGTGGAAATTTGATGTTCAGTTTAAATAGAGTTCCAATGCTTGATTAATTACCACAAAACTCTGGCTGTTGGATGAACGGATGGATTCTGGCATGCCAGAAATTTTGGCCAAAATATCTGTTACAAACTGTAGTGAgcttattttaatattactggAGTCATATGTTACATGTAGTGGCTAACTGTGGTTTTGACTGGACTATGctatgatataaataaaactgaacttaaatAAGACTGCAGAACAGTAAGACCATACTGTCCCCATCTTCCTAATGGCTacgtatttttcttttttcctcttataTTCTGTTCAAAGTAGAATtgcctctctcttttcatcaaCACTTTTTAGGACGTGATCATCTTGTTTGAATAAAACAATTGGAATTGTCAAAGGACAAAATCTTTACAGAGTGAGAATAGAAGTCGCTTTGACCATGCAGAAAGGCCAATTAAATTATGTAGTGCcagttaaaacaacataaaagattaataaaagtgtacatttgaaaaaaaaagatgcatatTAACTGGGATTATGTGTAACTCTGCAAGGATATGTGAAAAGACTAATTTAAAAGCCTTTGGCACATTGTCAAtaaagttttcttcttgtttctgtttctttctcctccaggTCCAAGGGTTGGAGAAGCAAGTGGACTTCTCAGACCTGGGCCCAGTGGGGTCGGTGATGAAGACTCTTCCATATGGCATAGGTGGAGGCACAGTAGGAGGAACAACAGGAGGAGTGGTTAAGCCTCCTTACCAAACCCGCATCTTCTCCACTTCCATCGACCAGACGTCCATGAAATCCAAGCCGCCGACCTACAGTTTCTTTAACCCGTACGATTCAACCCGGAACCAGTCCCTGCTCCTGGACCAGACAGGCTACCGCTCCAAGCGCAAGCCCTCACTAAAGACAGCCATGAAGACCAAGAAGATCTTCGGCTGGGGAGACTTCTACTTCAACGTCAAGACTATGAAGTTCAGCTTGTTGGTGACGGGGAAGATTGTGGACCACATCAACGGGACGTTCACTGTTTACTTTCGCCACAACTCGTCCAGCCTGGGGAACGTGTCGGTCAGTATCGTGCCGCCAACTAAAGTTGTGGAGTTTGAagtcctccagcagcagcaggtgcaCCCCCACACCCAGCAGGCCGTCCAGATCCAGGAGACCCAGCAGTCCACCATCGACCCCAAAGAGGTAAAGACCTTTAACTGTCGGGTGGAGTACGAGAAAACCAACAGATCCAAGAAGCCCAAACCTTGCCTGTATGATCCGTCTCAGACCTGCTTCACAGAGCACACCCAGTCCCATGCTGCCTGGCTCTGTGCCAAACCCTTCAAGGTGATCTGCatcttcatctctttctttaGCATCGATTACAAGCTGGTTCAAAAAGTGTGTCCGGACTACAACTTCCAAAGTGAGCACCCTTACTTTGGATAAGTAAGTGAGACTGAActgataagagaaaaaaaaaaaagagacaatgatgatgacaaagattatggtgatgatgatgataatgatggaAACGATAGTCATATTGATTACAATGAAGATGCAGGGGACAGTTTTTTTGCCTCTAAACTGCTGTGAATTGTGGATTTAAATCAAGTATAATCAGAGTTATGGATGGTTAGGATGCGGCTGatttctctgactttttttccaactttgtatttgttaacttctgtttttatttgactttttttctgtaaataatatACTCAACCTCAGCACACTTattgtttttagatatttatttCTGAGTGTTGTTACTTTTTGCTGTTGGAGAACTCTGTTGAAAACAGCTGGAATCAGTATGCCGTCCGAGTACAAAGTGAGCCTCTGAGGCGGCTGCGCTATGCCATCACTGTATGGCAGCCGTAATGTTATGGTAGACTGACTGTTAATCATCCTCTCAGCTCTACGTTTCAATCCCTGGATATAAGAGAGTTATATGTATGAGAAATGCTATGCTGGATATGcatacaatatactgtatgaaaaagCACATTAAAATCTCttaaactgtctgtctgttacttGGTGAATGTGTTCATTCGGAGCTAGAAGCACATTTGCAGGCGACGAGCTGTGCAGCATATTCATGTTATCTAACTCAGCAAGGACACTATTATGAATTAAGTTAAATTTTATTCTGATTAAGAATTCATGCCCAAGCATTCTGTGAAGAtatgtaattttaattttctaaaatacaTTGAAGGAAAGTTTGTTACAGATGGAATTTCAACATGAAAACCAACCGTGAAACATTCTTAAGATGGTGATAAATTTTCAACTCCTTTTGAGGGAGTTGGTATGTGCAGTAATAGAATCCAAGTGAAGTATCAGatatcatttttaattacattcaccctgaaaatgaaaagaaaaactattaTATTGGAGGTAATATGAGTGACAGATTTCGGTTTGTCGGATCATGCAAGCAAAGGAAGTCTTCCTGCACACctgagcaaatatttttcagttgCACCTAAACTTCCAGGTGGCTTCGTCACGTTTTATTGACTGCTGTATTACTGGTGCCACTGTTATAATCTCAGCTGCCTAATAATATTTGCTTTATCATAGCTTTATTTATGCTCAAAATATGAGCTTATGGGAATATAAGGCTTCATATCATCACCCTTGCTAAAATACATACTCATGCATCCAGATTAGAGGATAAATCTGAGTGCAAGAcctttaattaaattaaacaaacacacctaAAACACCAGCCCTCCTCCTGCGATCTCAGtctgtctcattctctcttccttgttcatacactctcttttttttctctcccagaTGATAATGGTGCTCAGAATTTCCTTAGAAAACACACAGTCGATGCTAATTGCATCTTCATCTCACTCTGGCGCAATACCTTATTATGTTCTTGATCAATGACATTGAGATGAAGGTCCAGGGAGGTCCATGTATCTTACACAAGTTGCTGTGGACAGTCGGCTCACAGAGATTGATGGACTCGCCGCAACCCAGATTCTCTGGAGTTCCCCTCTTTGTTACACAGATTCTCTACAGTGGTTTGGTGACGAATCACCAAACAAGTTATTGTGGACGGATCCTTATGTGCTGCTTTGCGTGGGATCGTACATGTGATGGCATTGTGTGAGTGAGTAAGtgggtgtgtaggtgtgtgatTCTGACTGTCTTTATGTATGCCTGCGTGTGTTTGTCAAAGTGTGTTTCCCTGAATTTCAATAAAAGTATGTAATAAACCACTGTATAAATGAAAGTACATAAGAGTATAAAGATTGTTATATTTCACCACAGCGTAGCATCATACATGGATCATATGGTACATAAGATACAGTTAGTGGACTATGATGATCTTGACATTGGAGTCTAATAAGAGCAGCAGTTTGGAGATACTGGGCCCAGATTGGTGAAAATGGGTCCATAACTGTCCTAGAGAAACATCAGATTTCAAATAGCTTTGGAGAAAAACTTTGGCTGTAAATTCTTCAGTTTCTATAGAGGTTCTGACCATACAATATAGGCTAACCCTGACCCTGTCCTAACCCTGCCATAAAAATTCATTGGGATAACAAGGCATTTAACCTGGCCCTTTTATAGAGTGAGATTTACATTGAGCGAGCAAGTATTGATTTGGCACAACAGTGATAGCTCACAATAGGTCATTTGATGATACATATGGTGATAACACTTGTAAGCTCTTTTAACACCACCCAACAATAAAATATTgcataaacaacattttctgtATAAACTATGATGCCAGAATTGTTCACACTTTCTGCAAACTTGCAGAATCTTTGCAAAAGTCTTCCATTCACCCATTCAGTTTTTCTATAACAGATTATAGGCAGACTTGGAAAAGCACCATGTACAGgtaaccagtggtggaaagtactgTACTTAGTACAATTTTGATGTAGTTGTACTTTActtgattatttccattttatgccactGTATACTTTCagtccactacatttcagagggaaatattgtactttctactcaactacatttatttgacagctttagttactttacaCTTTacatgaagatttgacacaatggataatataataagcttttaaaatacaacacattgttaaagattaaaaaaggggtttccaacctttttggcttttgatatcttaaaaaaagcagtgtgtagttggggtcacatttcagatgtctatgagttgttaacagctccaccaaacagTGATTGTTTcctttaaacttctcacatggtttcatttcaataaatgttcaaatgatccaatatttcatcaaaaaacaaagattagatAAACATTCCAAAAAATTTCTTTGGAGAGCTCAACCCCTAGGTTGAGAATCACTGGACTTAACTGGCTagctgtatataaagtagttcaaacaagctccacctccagcagctacaataGTAACATGCTACTCACAGACTGATggttcaatattaataatctgtcatgtcatatataataatatatcagtcagagagacGAGTtagtactttaagtacattttactgctaatactcatgtacttttacttaagtaggatttttgatacaggacttttacttctaATATAGAgtttttacattgctgttaCACACTTTTCCTTAAGGATCTCAATacctcttccaccactgctggtaACCAGTTTGAACACACAGACCTGGTCAACATGTGCGGCTGATAAGATGAATGAGTAAATGAACTAAATATAAAGTAGTATATAATGCAATAAAGTAGTTTTATAACAGCCACATATTTGGCTTGTGTAATCTCCGTATATTGGCCTACATTTCCCATCAACCCTTTCGGCTGCATATCGTAACCTGCCGTTGCCAACAACTTCAAACAGCCCTTTTCGGAGCCCGTCAGCAGTGTGTCGCCTGGCAGTGCTGCTTCTCCTTCTGGCCTGGTAACTTGAAACATGCTGTCCTTCGCTTTGAGACAACTCACACGGGTGAGTATATCATTCATGTTCATGTGTATGTCATGGTTTCCTTCACGGTGTGTTTGAGTTGGGCGACTAAATCAGCTTGTATGTAAGGTTGAACTGTTAGCTAGCTTAACGTTAGTGCTGGTCAGAGCTACAGTCGTGGGGGGTTTAACTTGCTCACGCAGGCTTGAGCAAAGTATGCAGTTTTTACTAAATGAACGCTTATTTAAACAGCACCAGTTAATCACCAGATGTCCTTTCTGTCCTATTTACATCGCACTTTTGACATATTGAGGGTTGTGAGCTAGCTGAGAAGCTAACAAGCTAGCTGTCAGTGGATGTATAGCTGCAGCCGTGTTCCCCGTAATGATGCAACAGCGACTGCTCAGTTTCATCATGTGGGTAACCTGCAAGAAACACAGAAGCATCATGTTTCTCTGTTGGACGAAAAAACTGTGAGCACTTAGGTTATTTATCTGCGAAAATGTGGAAAAAGACAGCGCTCCCTCACAGTTTCAAAAGTACAGttgaatgtatttgttttacagtaaaacagcatTATCATCGATGAAGTTCAAAGGGTGGGATTTGATAACTGTATGAAGGTTATGTCACGTTTAAAGACAATGATATATTAACTAGAAATGGGTGGTGTTGGTCTCAATAATGTTCAAAGTGCAAAATGAGGGGTACCAAGCAAATATTAACCCATGATATTGTTAATTATGTAACAGATAAGGCAGAAAGTTCGCCAAACTTTGAAAGTTTGAACATCCATTGTttcaacagtgtcatctgctcCTTGATTGTTCAAGAATTTATTACTGTAGTGTAGCTGCAAGGATAAcgtattgttttcatttacacaACATATCAACAGCACCACAGACTGCAACTCAAAATGAGCATAAAGTTGCATGAACACCTCACATTATATTAATGAGAGCAGATTAAATATTAATCTATTATAACTTATTACAACTTTAGTATGAGTaagatttattgcagggctgttgagTTGGACCTCATTAGATTTTACACACTAGAGTGTAAATCTTATCTAATCTTAAATCCTAAGTATCTTTAGGCAGATACTTACATTGATATTTAGTAGTCAGTTGATAGCcctttttataaaaacatatatacacagtaGAAACAAACATTCTTGACATGGATACCTTAGAAGTGTTGTATTCTTAAGAATTGTGATGATGATTCATACTGATTGGGACATTTAACATTATATGGCTCCTGTATTACCTCTTGTTTGGTATTTCTGTACTTCAGTTTCTTGTCACTTATCAGGCGACATATACACCATTACCTATAGATCTGCAATAAGCTAATATCAGCATAGATCTATATCCATTGCATTTACATCTGTGCAAGagataaaacaattacaaattTGTTAAAACCAGAAACTACTACACCCTCAAAAATTACAGTACAGTTCAGTCAACAGCAATAAAGTTCACAATGGTGTGATTAATTACAGAACTGTATTACAATGTAAAATTGGTTCTATTATTCTGATGTGATTATCATATGTATTATTGTATTTGAATACTTGTAGCCCATTTGATACAttaatttttaatgaatgaGTAGCTGCCCAATgatttcaaagtaaaaaaaaaaaaaaaaagttgtttgatTAGTTGAGACATCAGGGTGATGGGGGTGTTGGTAGGGAAAGTTGTTTAAGGACTATGAATAGCCTCATTTTGATCTTTATGAAGTGACCTATTTTACAGATGGTACCAATTTCATGTACTTTTTCAGAAACAACTAGGCTATCCCAAGTCTGTGCCAAAATCATGTGGCATGTGTTCAGACCTAGTTTTATTAGTCACTGTCAGTATGTCTAAAGTTTCCCATTAAATTGACAGATTCACATGCTTGCATGCTTTTCCTATTGATGCTAATTGGTTAAGTGTGCATCTTATTTGAATTCCCAAAGGACTCATGTGAAGCCTTCCTTTTGTGTCCTCACAGGATTTGTGCATGTGAGAGAGATTTTAATCCCTGTGCAGTCATTCCTTGTTGCCGTTTACCTCTGTTTCTGAAGAAGACAGTTTTActtactttcttacttacttacttacttttctATCGGCTGTTTTAGCCATTTTTGGCTCTGTTTTGCAGAAAAAAGTTAGTTCAAGCTCAGCTGATGGGATGGATTTCAATTGACCCCACTCATTTTGAACCTTTGAAGAACTTTTGAAttcaaaatgaaatgcagtGATCTTGAGCGCAGCAAATTGAGCGTGAATATCAatgcacaaaatattaacaatttttatttattttgattttatttttgacagttgAGAAACATCTGAGGAATAGAGAAAGGGAATGAGCTAAGATCCAGTTCAATAGCGTGATAACACTGAAGAGCATATGGCTACTTCCACTTACTGTCGTTCATCtatcagaaacatttttttaaaccactGATGTTTATTAGAAGCAGAAGCCGAAGGTCATATGGAAAACTCTTTTatgttttgatgtcttttttttttttctcaaagttcAAATATGTTAAACTTCAAGGTGTTATGCTTCTGCACACTCACAAATAGTTGGTTTTGTTTGGTTAAAAATGTGTCCTTTACTTCTCATTGTAATTATCTAGAATATGTAGAAAAACTAACACTGTTGTAAAATGAAGTTCTCATGCATGAAACTGTTCATTAGCCTTTTGTGACTGCTTATTAACAACTGGTATGACATAAGCTTGGACCTGCCACAGCAAGACAAGAAAGAAAGTCAGCATGCCAGTTGTGTAACCAGGAAACCAACATTAATTAACACTGAAAGAAAGGAGcttaaaaaaatacttcttctttttttgtggatAACACCTTTTTAATAAGTACTTCTGCTGGACAAAATTCTGAATTTCTGAATTTAATTTACCTTATATACAATATGCGTCTTTAGTTATGTTGCATACTCAAGTCACACTTTAGATTAAATTACAAAATctcaatgaaaatgtgaaataggTGCTCATTTGTTTAAATCAGTACTAAAAGTACTCAAACTTTTCAGTGCTGTGTACTGAAAGAATTGTGATGTTTAGCACAGCTTAGTTTCTGTTGTTGAGCAGATTTGCTGGTGACCTCTGGAGTTTGGGTCATAACTCCTACTCAACATTTTTTTGCTTTAGGATGGCTTTGTAGTGTTGCTTTTGCTTCTTCTATTTACAATCAGCAGTGGTTTACTCTGTGtaacaagggaaaaaaaacattttgtgggAACTTATTTGTTGGAGTTTTCTGTCTCTATGTTATATGTTGCCAAGATCAACCAACAATGTGCTATTGGTACATTCAATATCACCCAACAATATGttcttatttatgtttttacttactttttaaGCTGGTTATAAAGAGGTTAGGTGACATCCTGAACCGAGCCTTCATCACCTCGACCACTGAAATTCCACTTTAATGATTTCTTatacaacagtttttgaaacaaacaaaatgcagtcgcagcagaaatgttcaaatttttgAAGCCAGTTTTATTCAGTTTGCAGGAGCAGAAGAGTTTTTCACCATGAATTCATGGCTTCATTTTTCCAAGTtgcattttctgtctcttttaaaGCTAAGAGAAGATTAAAAttatgccttttttttattgtgcagccTTTTCAAGGTGGAGTTTACTCTGGAACtgaaaacaattagctgattagTGGATTGAAAGAAACTAAATTGGCAACtgtttgataattgattaattgttttaatgattttttcaaacaaaaataccaatcatttgctggctccagcttctcaaatgtgaggatgaGCTGATTTTGTCTTCCTAATATGAATATGATGAACATCAcattgggctctgggaaactgtaCTGGGCATGTTTAACtggtttctgacattttatagacaaaatgattaaaataatcggcagattaatcaataatgaaaagttGCAGCAAAGTTGGTTGCAGTCCTAGTTTAACCAAGTTCACTACACCTGCCAGAGAGacctttctgtcttcttttgattttttttttttaatagtgcATCGAAAACCAACACAAACCGATTTTTATCTCCTTTTACTTTTGATAGAATGACATCATCTCTTACTTAAAAGCACCACAATTCACTCTTGCAAATAT from Thunnus maccoyii chromosome 3, fThuMac1.1, whole genome shotgun sequence includes these protein-coding regions:
- the LOC121890715 gene encoding neurexophilin-4 isoform X1, whose translation is MQVLGWTIVVLCQWILQKVQGLEKQVDFSDLGPVGSVMKTLPYGIGGGTVGGTTGGVVKPPYQTRIFSTSIDQTSMKSKPPTYSFFNPYDSTRNQSLLLDQTGYRSKRKPSLKTAMKTKKIFGWGDFYFNVKTMKFSLLVTGKIVDHINGTFTVYFRHNSSSLGNVSVSIVPPTKVVEFEVLQQQQVHPHTQQAVQIQETQQSTIDPKEVKTFNCRVEYEKTNRSKKPKPCLYDPSQTCFTEHTQSHAAWLCAKPFKVICIFISFFSIDYKLVQKVCPDYNFQSEHPYFG
- the LOC121890715 gene encoding neurexophilin-4 isoform X2; its protein translation is MKTLPYGIGGGTVGGTTGGVVKPPYQTRIFSTSIDQTSMKSKPPTYSFFNPYDSTRNQSLLLDQTGYRSKRKPSLKTAMKTKKIFGWGDFYFNVKTMKFSLLVTGKIVDHINGTFTVYFRHNSSSLGNVSVSIVPPTKVVEFEVLQQQQVHPHTQQAVQIQETQQSTIDPKEVKTFNCRVEYEKTNRSKKPKPCLYDPSQTCFTEHTQSHAAWLCAKPFKVICIFISFFSIDYKLVQKVCPDYNFQSEHPYFG